GCAAGTTGATTTCGACATAGAATTACACAAATTGTTTCATTGCAAGGTGGAGATGATAAAGTAGGAGAGCCCCTAGTAATACCTGACTATCAAGCCGACGTCGAAAGACCAAGGCATACTTGTTCTCCGCAACTGAGGTAAAAATATCCCTCAAATCCCCATTTCCAACCCCACACGATCCTATTTCGTAATCGTTCATACTGGATGATCTGACCATTGGACCACACTCACTGGTTGAATTTTCCACATTGGTTGAACCCAAATTCTCACTTTCTCCAACGCTCAGCTCTCTGGGCTCCCTGTTATAATAgtccttcctctttctcttccccCTTCTCTTCTGCAGAAGAGTGACTCCTTGTTCATTGCTAGTCTCTGCGAAATTCTCATTGCCCGGAAGTTTCTCCTGCTTTGAAGACTCAGAAATTTCATCAACTGATTTCTTAATTGCTGAAATTTTCTCCTGCTCTGAAGAATCAGAATCTGGATGTCTACTCATCTCTGCAACTGATTCTGGAATCTGGCAGAAACTTCCAGCAGATAGTCCGTCCTTGGATGTTTCTTTACCAGAAGATTCAACTCTCTCTGATGTCAATATGGGTACAGGAGATGCAGTCCGGCTGGAGCCATATCCTAAATGGCAGCAGTTTTCTTTCTCAGCCTTGAGACTTTCAAGTTTGCACTCGAGAGACCTGGAACCACAAAAAGTGATAAGCAACAAAATCTAACTGAACGGATAAAAAAAGGAATGCCAAAATACTCTTCAAATCGCATGGCAATGCGGCATATCAATTCTTGTTGGGATAATAGTAGAGTGATTTATGGAGGAAACCAGAAAAGAGGAAGCTAAATAATTCGTTTGGTACTTTGGCCTGATTAATTTGATAGTCTCATAAAGGAACATGGGTAGAATTACCATAATTGTTTCAGTGAACAGGGATGGAGGCAGCAATCAGCATGAACATAGAATAGTCAATAAACAACTGTAGTTTGTGATGTATTAACAATTAGTTGAACAATTTACTTACCCAATTGAGTCATCGGATTTCTCCAATTCCTGCCTCAATTCTGCTACTCTTTTCTTTCGTAGCTCTTCAAACCAAGCTCTGAGTAAAGCATCAAGGTATGCATGATGAGACGATAATCAATGCAAGATTCAATGGCAAGCTTTATAAATCCAAAAGATATGTTACTTTTTATCCTATCTACACAAGAAATGAGGTTTTGACATCATGCCATTCACCATTCACCAAGCATTATAACCCATTATTAACGTTGAAGAAGTGATTCATATACTAATATCCACTCTATTAATCCCTCAAACCATATGTATTTTGTAGGCAGGCaccataaatttaaaaaaaaaaaaaaaaaccatttcaaCAAGATGTAAATCTAGCTAAAGACATTCAGCGTTCACAGTTGGGCTTCCAGTTTCAGTGCACAATAGGAAAAGGATACAAGTCCCCATATTAAGTTATATTCAtccaaattaattaaattacaaCCAAAAAAGAGTTCCAACTCACTTGCAGCCAGAATAACGTTGTTTCAAGTCCTCGTACTTGGCTTTGCATGCCTGAAAAAGAAGGATAATGCACTTCGGTCACTTTGAAGTTTGAGTGAAGtacataacaaaataaataccaaGTCAGACGCAAACTTGTTTTCTTGTGTATAGGTAGAAGATCCGTTAGATGGTATGTCATGGCTAGGTACCCAAGCATATATGAATGTGACACAGAACTATGCAGTAGTATGCACCTTGAATGAAAGAAGTACAAATGAAAAGAAGAGGCCAAACGATAAAGAAGGGCTAACTACAAAATATTCCCTCTCGTTTCTTCCCTCTAATGTTAAGTTTCTCGATTTTAACCTTTCAGTGTACTTTTGGTCCCAACTGAGTCCACTCAATAACAGCTATGAAGCAATCGGACGGAAGTTAGGTTGTTATTCAGTGGTGGCAGGGTGGTTTGAAAGGGGGTGGAGCGGTTTGGTTGGTGGCGGCATGGCATGGGGATGATTTACCTTTTTGCCCTCGTCTCCGTGCAATTGCTTAACAGGCTTTATTCATTGAgatcaaaagtaaaattaaaGGTTAAAATCGCCATAATTAATACTACAGGCTCGAAATTAAGACTTCCATAAGACTAGAAGGATTGTTTTTGAAATTCACCCAAATTGGGTAAGAAAAACAATTCCCTATCCTCTTTTatcatctatattataaaacatatCGGAATTTATTTTCTGATATAAAGCAGAGCAATTTGAATTAGAGAAAACGTAGCAGAATTTTTTTCTGATATAAAGCAGAGCAATTTGAATTAGAGAAAACGTAGCggaattttttttctgataTAAAGCAGAGCAATTTGATATaggaaactctctctctctctctctctctctctctctctctctctctctctctctctctctgtaacatCTATAATTATCATTTTTATACACGTATTTGAATAGAAAAAAATCTACATTTTTATAATGTCCCTCTCTGTTTCTTATAactacccaataaaaaatagataatgcTCGCGCATTTAATTTGaaggataattttttattatttttattcgtATTTTTCAAATTGATCTTTTATGCAAATTTACTATTGAGCATAGAAATTTTTTAGCTTTTATGTTTATCAATATTGAGAAGTTGATGTGGATTTTATTAGTATTGAGATAAGTGTGTTCATATCTAGAGAAGGTCTAGATTTTGTTAAATGCCATAGACACGGATTAGAGATGAATAAGAACATTACCGTTAAGAGTGCATTTGGGCACGGGCAATGTGCCTGGAGGGACAAAATTAAGACTTCGatgaaactaaaaataaaaaaaaaggtacgaAAATGTAATTCAAAGTATCCTAGGCCATTCCTCTTTTATCatctctttatatataaaaatatacttCATATTCTTCTTAATCCTAAGTTACACGACAACAAATGATAAAAACAATTAGTACTACTTCCTGACCCAACCAATCGCAATCACCTTgacaaaacaaatgaaccaaTAAATTCAGGCAAATAAAACAACATAATACCACCTCATAaagtccaaaacaaaaaacatgttcTTGTCTCTCTGcgtgtatatatatgcatattgaaAAATTCAATCCCATATAAACatgggtgtgtgtgtatatatatttgaatcacgaaaacatcaaaaaaaagattaaattttttCACCTCGGGTGTGAAACTGTAGGGAAAGAGAGTCCGGGCTCGGAGCTCCGAAGCAACGGCGCCCCACGACTGGGTCCCGTGGCGGAGGACGGCGCCGCCCAGGATCAGCTCCTCCCAAGTGCCCCACCTCCGCCTCCCACGCGCCACTACCACCATCCTCAAACCTCCCTCCACGTGTACGCCCACGATACCACCACCCCCTCTCGGTATTCCGATACCTTCGGCCACCCCGGCTCACGTTAGCGGACACCCTTCATTTGCAAAATGGGTAAACGTGAAACAAGACCCCGTTTGGTTGATGCGATAATAACCCGGAAAAAATCCAGAAAAGGAGAAATTAAAAGAGTTTGAAAAATGGGTTTTCTTTTGGAGATGGAGGGATTGGAGGAAAAAGGGTAATGTTGATTGGTTATTTCGAAATGGTGGTTTAGGGATTTTAAAAAGGTGGGTTTGGTGGTTTTGATTgctttttcgtttctttttttggaatgttGTTGACTGTAGATAAGAATGCGTGAGAAATGGGGTTGACGGGTTATGAAACTTAACAAGGGGGAGGAccaggaggagagagaaggttatGATGGGTAAGTTGAGAGAGACAAAACATTGGGTTCTCGATGTTGAAAGATGatattttgttctctctctctctctctctctctctctctctctcacaaaatatgcCTTCAATAGAATTCATCTAAAAAGCTatcagaaatgctagggacaaataAATAATATCTCAAAATTATCCCGAAAAGAttaactagtggttgagatttattttgatgtatgtgacccaatcatcaaagtgattttcAACCACTGATTactgttttcggggtactttcggagtaagttttttttttacttagcatttttcaaaaagctATACAGTATATACGATGAGAAATaattcactcttttttttttatataaatgcacttttttatattttggtgagaaaaatacgcataaaaattttactaaagaacaaaaaatagagtgcattttaaaaaaaaataaagtgtgaaGTTATCTTTATCGGATATCTAATCACAGTAAGTATTTTTCATGTGAAGAGTAcattaaaatattcaaattaatttttgagCCCAGAAAAAGAAATCACGAGGACAATAAAGGCCTAAGGTATTAGTACTAGGTTCTATGGACAGCCAACATAATCTTTTTCggttgtgaaaaaaaaaaaaaatggcaatgcTGTATGTTATACTCCGTAGTAATATCTtgacaaaagaaatgaaattctTGATAGTTTTCATTTTCTCCTCATTTCAacctttctattttatttttttgtgagtttttttttttccccttgtagCGATCTTTTCTTGCAATTTCTGAAATTGTACTGGTATATATAAATTCTGACAATATacccaaaaaattaaataaatcgTTCCCCAAATTGTAAAACTTTTCAAAAGAATTCTGGTTTGTGACAAATGCAAGTGTTGGACCCAGCGAAAAAGTCTCAATTCTTGTTGTGAGCAAAACATGGCTCCgtgtaccccaaaaaaaaaaaaaaacccttgtcTCCATTATTTGCCGTGCTCTTTCTATTATGTCCCATGGTTTGGGCATCAACACCCAAGGGATAGTTCCCAAAAGTGCGAAAAGTATTAAAAGTGCtaaaaattttgttagtattttgTGAAACAAAAAAGCTCCTTCcgtgatgaaaaaaaaaaaaacttttggtaCTTTTAGCCTATTTAGGAAACTACCCTTAAATATAAACCTTTAGATTGTAAAATCACAGCCGCTAGATCAAAACAACATCCAAAAGTGAGGTGACTTTGCTTTTTGCTAAATAAACGATATGCATTTGCGATTTTTAAGTCAAGAAGTTGTCATTTTACTTGCCACAAAAGATGATTGTAACTCGTTTGGAACAACAAAACAACTACCTTACATTTTAAACAGTTGATGTAACTAGGGCTGCAGACGGACCAAACTGTTCGCAATTACCATGAGTCTCCTCGTTGGGACTCATTCGAATTTGGATAGTTAAGTGAAagttaataaacaagcttgagtCAGAATTTTAAGTTCGTTTCATGTACAAGCCAAGCTCAAATTAGCCAAATCGGCTCAAGCAAGCTCAGGAGCATAAATATAAATACGGAGGTTGTATCTTGTAAACATAAATAGCAATTCATACTATTTAATTCACTTTTCTTAgagagctcgagttttaggtcGAGCTCAGCTCATTCATATATCTTCTCAAAGCTCGAGCC
The sequence above is a segment of the Rhododendron vialii isolate Sample 1 chromosome 13a, ASM3025357v1 genome. Coding sequences within it:
- the LOC131312772 gene encoding uncharacterized protein LOC131312772 — encoded protein: MVVVARGRRRWGTWEELILGGAVLRHGTQSWGAVASELRARTLFPYSFTPEACKAKYEDLKQRYSGCKAWFEELRKKRVAELRQELEKSDDSIGSLECKLESLKAEKENCCHLGYGSSRTASPVPILTSERVESSGKETSKDGLSAGSFCQIPESVAEMSRHPDSDSSEQEKISAIKKSVDEISESSKQEKLPGNENFAETSNEQGVTLLQKRRGKRKRKDYYNREPRELSVGESENLGSTNVENSTSECGPMVRSSSMNDYEIGSCGVGNGDLRDIFTSVAENKYALVFRRRLDSQKRARYKKTVRWHMDFDTIRARISSCSITSVKELFRDLLLLANNALVFYSKRTREYKTALLLRDIVTKAYRQHCMESSTRSASPLFPLSPMCNPPVKPRSVRLCNRKLPAKLPNAESVFDGIPQAQENPRNVENMSFGTRERHGNPSNAENSEVRRMQSNSEPGPSPESMFGKKSCIRARKVGCGSSRGRPKGPIEDRKRARRR